From the genome of Ignavibacteriota bacterium:
TGAGGGTGAGCCACCAGATGCGGTGTGCGGGATGGACGGACTCGAATTTCCGGAGGAGCGGCGTGGTACGGATGACGTCGCCGATGATGCCGAGCTTGATGATAAGGATATTGCCCGACTGGGGGACGTACTGCGCACAGACGCTGCCGTCGGCCTCCTGGCAGTGACACCCGGTCTTCTTGTGCGGTTTGCAGGGGAGATCGCCGCGCAACCAGCGGCAGTCGCGTCGCAATGCGTCGATGGAGGCCCAGGGTTGTGTCATGGAGGAACCGTCCCTTGCCGCGAGAACTCGCGGATCGAATACTCTTCCGCTGAGGTCCGCGTCTTGCTGATCATTTCTCCGGAGCAGGCCGAGGAGATGGACTGCCCCGATCACGACCAGGATCGTCGCCGCGAAGAACATCAGTAAGCTGCCGAGGGCATACACATCGGGGCCGAGCAGGAGGCGGTGGATGATCATCCAGGCATCGACGCCGCCGCCGAGCTGCATGGCAAAGGATGCCGACGGGCGAAAGAGATGCAGCGGACGGCGGAGGAAGCGTGTGGTGAAGATCGCCGTCAGCAGGTCAGGAATCCGCCCCAGAACCGGCCGAGGCCGAATTTCGTTTTGCCGTACTTGCGTGCGCGGTGCTGCACCACCATCTCGCCGACCTTGAAGCCTTCCCAATGGGCGAGCACCGGGATGTGTAGCGGTGGAGTTCACCGTACACCTTCACGGTCTTGATCACTCTTTGCAGTGACCTTGAGGCCGCAGTTCATGTCGTGGATCTTCACGCCGGTCATCATTGCAGTGACCTTGTTGAAGAACTGGGGCAGGATGGTCTTGGTGATGGGGTCGTGGCGGACCTTCTTCCATCCGGAGATGAGGTCGAAGCCGTCTTCGATACGCCGCTTCATCGACGGGATCTCGGCAGGATCATCCTGCGGGTCCGCGTCCATGGTGATCACGATGTTCCCCTGGGACTTGTCGAACCCGACGGCCAGGGCGGCGGACTTCCCGAAGTTGCGGCGGAAGCGGACGACCTTGATGGCGGTCGTTCCGTTTCAGGTCGCGCAGCACCTGGAACGAGCGGTCGGTGCTGCCGTCGTCCACGTACGATC
Proteins encoded in this window:
- a CDS encoding glycosyltransferase; the encoded protein is MKVVRFRRNFGKSAALAVGFDKSQGNIVITMDADPQDDPAEIPSMKRRIEDGFDLISGWKKVRHDPITKTILPQFFNKVTAMMTGVKIHDMNCGLKVTAKSDQDREGVR